The following are from one region of the Salvia hispanica cultivar TCC Black 2014 chromosome 1, UniMelb_Shisp_WGS_1.0, whole genome shotgun sequence genome:
- the LOC125201748 gene encoding uncharacterized protein LOC125201748 encodes MALVTKMSDIEREAINKIGKQQINHFSHRHPLEAAEVHGDDDKLGACAGCEHDIVGPAYVCTKATCNFVLHDLCSDLPRRHRHRCHPGHPLALLPSPPYSDGEFTCDACGESGHGFTYHCAACKFDLHVECAALPEAVKRSDHQHDFVLTMCGENLDGGDLVCCGCDDDRVAKGGWMYCCLDCKLGLHLACAETC; translated from the coding sequence ATGGCTTTGGTCACAAAAATGAGTGATATTGAGAGAGAAGCAATTAATAAGATAGGGAAGCAGCAGATCAACCATTTCAGCCACCGCCACCCGCTGGAGGCGGCGGAGGTCCACGGCGACGACGACAAACTAGGCGCGTGCGCGGGGTGCGAGCACGACATCGTGGGGCCGGCGTACGTGTGCACGAAGGCGACGTGCAACTTCGTCCTCCACGACCTCTGCTCCGACCTCCCGCGGCGGCACCGCCACCGCTGCCACCCCGGCCACCCGCTCGCCCTCCTCCCCTCGCCGCCGTACAGCGACGGCGAGTTCACGTGCGACGCGTGCGGGGAGTCGGGGCACGGGTTCACGTACCACTGCGCGGCCTGCAAGTTCGACCTCCACGTGGAGTGCGCGGCGCTGCCGGAGGCCGTGAAGCGGAGCGATCATCAGCATGACTTTGTGCTGACGATGTGCGGGGAGAATTTGGACGGCGGGGATTTGGTGTGCTGCGGCTGCGATGATGATCGTGTGGCTAAGGGTGGATGGATGTATTGTTGCTTGGATTGTAAATTAGGTTTGCATTTGGCTTGTGCGGAGACTTGTTAA